ATCACCTGTCGTAAATTTAAAGTGGTCGTACTCTCACCGGTCAAACTATCGGCTAAACTGGAACTAGGGGGAGCATCGCTGATATTGGTGGCTAAGTTAAAAACTAAGACTGATTTTTCCTTAACTGAGGAGCTATCGCTAGACATCAGGGAAGAAAGCAGTAAAAATGCTAATCCCCCCACACCTAAGACCGAAAATGCCAATAATCCCAGTAAAGTTCCCAAGCAACTAGCGAAAGTTTGTTTAAAAAACTGCCCCATCGGTTTTCATCTGCTACTAATTATCCTGTTTTCCATTGTAAGGATTCCCCGCCCAGAAACAAGTTTTTTATTCCCGAACAGATGTACTAAAAACTTACTCTCGCTCTATTTTAAGGAGTATGATTAACCGGTCGCGGCAAACTAAGTAGCCGTTGACAATTAAAGATAAAATACAGTAAAACGTAGTGGACTGTTTCAACTAAAATAGGGCAATAGATTTCGGCTTAAAGTCTTAGATTATAGAATTTCTAGCATTTTTCTAATACACCAAATTAGCTGAAACAGTCCAGTAGGGTGCGTTAGACGGCAAAAATTCCTGCTTTGACTTGAAGGTAACAAGCCTTCGTAACGCACCACCTGTCATCAACTAAGTAGCCGGTTACAATTAAAAAACAGGAACCAGAAGCCTGTCCTACTATCTAACAATTAATTGAGATTACTTACCTAACAGCTAATTGGTTTTTTGGTTTTGACTTTTCACTTTAACTACTTAATCTTATGCAGTTTATTGATCGCGCCGAAATAGAAGTGGAAGGGGGTAAGGGAGGTGATGGAATTGTCGCTTTCCGTCGGGAAAAATACGTCCCCGCCGGCGGTCCGGCCGGAGGTAATGGGGGAAAAGGTGGTTCGGTGATTTTCGTGGCGACTCAGAACCTGCAAACCCTGCTAGATTTCCAATATAGTCGCTATTTTAAGGCCGATGATGGTAAACGGGGCGGACCCAACAACTGCACCGGAGCCAACGGTAGCGATCGCATTATTAAAGTTCCCTGTGGTACAGTGGTTTACGATCTCGATAGCGAGGAAATTATCGGCGATTTGGTCACTCCCGAACAGACTTTAATCGTGGCTGCCGGGGGAAAAGGGGGATTAGGCAACCGCCACTTTTTAAGTAATAATAATCGCGCACCCGAATACGCTTTACCCGGTTTAGACGGAGAAAAACGCCATTTACGCCTAGAATTGAAGTTATTAGCGGAAGTGGGCATTATCGGGCTGCCCAATGCGGGAAAATCCACCCTAATCTCCGCCGTTTCCTCTGCTCGTCCCAAAATCGCCGATTATCCCTTTACGACTCTCATTCCTAACTTGGGAGTGGTACGCAAACCCACGGGAGATGGGACGGTATTCGCCGATATTCCGGGATTAATCGAGGGAGCGCACCTAGGAATCGGCTTAGGACACGAATTTTTGCGCCATATCGAACGCACACGCCTGTTAATTCATCTTGTCTCCTTGACATCAGAAGACCCGATCGCCGATTATCAAATTATTCAAGGGGAATTAGCCGCCTATGGTCGGGAATTAGAAAAGCGATCGCAAATACTGGTTTTCAACAAAATTGATGCTGTGGACGAGGAAACGATAGATAACTATCAAAAGCAGTTTGCTAAAATCACTAATGCCGAGATTTTGACTATTTCCGCCGTGACGGGAGCCGGATTAACCACTTTACTCGCCAAAGTTTGGCAGCAATTAGAGCAACTGGAGAGGGTCGAGGATGAAACCCCTTCCCTGTTTTCCTAAAATCGCTCGTTAGTTGTTGAGCTGCCGGGGTGCGGGTGGTCGGCGATTACTCGGTCTTCTTTCCGTACCTTCAAAGTTACCATTAGAACGACGGGTGCGGCGCTGTTCGCCTTCATTTTCGGCCGCATAGACTTCTAGATAAAGAGAGCGACCCGCACTCGCGGCCGCCATTTCTAGGGTAGTTCTAATCGCCTGTAAATTGCGTCCTCCCCGGCCGTAAACTTTGCCTTTATCGGCATCATCGAAGGCTACACGCACCCAAAGACGTTCATTTTCCTTACAGCGCTCGATATCCAATCTCAGACTGGCCGGATCTTCCAAAAACGGCTCGATCATAAATTTCACCAGTTCGAGATAGTTGGGGGTACTAGGCATTGATTTTCTCGAAAATTTTCTGTTTGGTGAGAATGCTGCGTACGGTGTCCGTCGGTTGCGCTCCTTGTTGTAAGCGTCGGATAATCCCTTCTTCATCGAGACGCACTTCATCGGTGCGGGGATTGTAAAATCCTAATTCCTCTAGGGGACGACCATCGCGACGACTGGTGCTAACGGCCGCAACGATACGATAACTGGCTTCGCGTTTTTTACCAAAGCGTTTTAGACGTAATTTGATCATGGTTACTCAAAAATTCTCCTTTCCGATTCTAACTCATCCAGGCGGTAATTCCACAAGTGGCGATCGAGGGAACGGTCGGCAGCCATTGGATATTATTGAAAATAACGCCAATATCTTAATGGTGAGGTACAAGGTTTAAGTGTGTTAGTTTTCGCTAACACACCCAAAATTAAGATTAAATTAAACCTCTTGCATAATTAATTTTTGAGGGTTCAAAAACGTCAAAAATAAGGATTAAATCGCATAAAATCTGTCAATAGACCATTTAACTGATTAATGCTCATTTTTCATTCTCCTGACTACTGGCTACTGACTCCTAACCCTAACAACAATTTTTGATTTTTACAAGAGGTCTAGTTTTTACCCTTCTCTAACCGTAAACTTTCCCATAATACTCTTGATATTCTTTGGATAACAAAGGTTGCCACCAATCCCGATGATCGAGATACCATTGAATGGTTTTTCTTAATCC
This Microcystis wesenbergii NRERC-220 DNA region includes the following protein-coding sequences:
- the obgE gene encoding GTPase ObgE — translated: MQFIDRAEIEVEGGKGGDGIVAFRREKYVPAGGPAGGNGGKGGSVIFVATQNLQTLLDFQYSRYFKADDGKRGGPNNCTGANGSDRIIKVPCGTVVYDLDSEEIIGDLVTPEQTLIVAAGGKGGLGNRHFLSNNNRAPEYALPGLDGEKRHLRLELKLLAEVGIIGLPNAGKSTLISAVSSARPKIADYPFTTLIPNLGVVRKPTGDGTVFADIPGLIEGAHLGIGLGHEFLRHIERTRLLIHLVSLTSEDPIADYQIIQGELAAYGRELEKRSQILVFNKIDAVDEETIDNYQKQFAKITNAEILTISAVTGAGLTTLLAKVWQQLEQLERVEDETPSLFS
- a CDS encoding KH domain-containing protein; its protein translation is MPSTPNYLELVKFMIEPFLEDPASLRLDIERCKENERLWVRVAFDDADKGKVYGRGGRNLQAIRTTLEMAAASAGRSLYLEVYAAENEGEQRRTRRSNGNFEGTERRPSNRRPPAPRQLNN
- the rpsP gene encoding 30S ribosomal protein S16 — its product is MIKLRLKRFGKKREASYRIVAAVSTSRRDGRPLEELGFYNPRTDEVRLDEEGIIRRLQQGAQPTDTVRSILTKQKIFEKINA